Below is a window of Tolypothrix bouteillei VB521301 DNA.
GCATATGCAAGAAGCTATTGCAGCAGGAGCACAGTTTCTCTTTACTCCTCACGTTGACTTAGCAATGATTCAAGCAGCGGTTGCTGTTGATGTCCCAGTCATACCGGGAGCGCTTTCCCCTACAGAAATCGTTACTGCTTGGGCTCATGGTGCAAGTTGTGTCAAAGTATTTCCCGTAGAAGCACTCGGAGGTGTTCAATATATAAAAAGTTTGCAAGGTCCCTTGGGTCATATACCCCTAATTCCAACAGGTGGTATTACTCTAGAAAATGCTAAGGATTTTTTACAAGCAGGAGCGATCGCAGTTGGTTTAAGCAGTCAATTATTTCCTAAAAAGTATGTAGAGTCAAGGAATTGGCAGGCGATTGCCCAACTGGCAAAAAATTTAGTGCAAACAATGGGAACTGGGGACAAGGTGGACAAGGAAGATAAGTAATACTTAATGCCTAATGCCCAAAATCCAAAATTCAATAAGTGTTAAGAAAGTTAAGAAAAATGGTTGGTAAAGATTTTCAGAAGTTAGCTCCGCGTAAGTCCTTTGCCCAGCATTGGCTAAAAAGTGATAAAGCCCTCAACGAAATCGTTCGGGCTGCACAACTCCAAAATTGCGATCGCGTTTTGGAAATTGGTCCGGGAACAGGTGTGCTCACTCGCCGCCTGTTGCCAGAAGTACAATCCTTATTAGCGGTGGAGATCGATCGTGACTTGTGCAAGCGCTTGGTCAAGGAACTTGGAAACAAAGAAAATTTCTTACTCCTACAAGGGGACTTTCTTGAACTAAATCTACTACCCCTGCTTCAATCGTCTCCGGCATTTCAAAACCAAAACAAAGTCGTTGCTAACATTCCCTACAATATTACAGGACCGATTATTGAGAAATTGCTGGGTACAATATCTAACCCCAATCCCCAACCCTATGATTTAATCGTGCTACTGGTACAAAAAGAAGTTGCAGAACGACTGACAGCAAAAGCCGGCTCGAAAGCTTTTGGAGCACTGACTGTAAGAGTCCAGTATTTGGCAGAATGCGAGTTAATTTGTACGGTTCCGGCGGGAGCGTTTTACCCACCACCAAAAGTAGATTCAGCCGTTGTGCGCTTGGTTCCCCGTAAATTTGAACCACAAGCCTTGGATGCACGACAGTTAGAAATGCTGGTTAAGTTGGGCTTTGGAGCAAAGCGCAAAATGTTACGAAATAATTTGCAATCAGTTGTGGAACGCGATGACTTGACTAAGTTACTAGAAGAATTAAACGTAAATCCCCAAGTTCGAGCAGAAGAACTGAGTGTCGGACAATGGGTAACATTAGCAAATAAAATAAACCTTAGTTCGACCCAAGCTTAGTCTGCTTTCCCACGGAGTAAGTAACCATAAAGCCCCCCTTTCCAAGGGGGGTTTGGGGGGATCGAAAACCACTGTGTCAATCAGCAAAAAATCCCCCTGCATATAGTGACCACCTTTCCTTCTTAAAACAGAATTTCCTCCTCAATCTGCTGACACACACCATCAAATTCCATCATCACCTGCTCATTCGTAAATCGAAGAACCTTCAAGCCATAGTCTCCCAAGATCTGTGTCCTCTCCAAATCGTACAACCTACTCTCTTCTGTAAAATGACTCTCTCCATCCACCTCAATCACCAGTTTTAGCTCAGCACAGTAAAAATCAACTATAAAGCGATCGATCGGGCGCTGACGCAACACGCGAAATGGAAACATTTTCAGATATCCTTGCCAAAGCTTTTTTTCAGCAGGAGTGAGATTTTTGCGAAGTTCCTTTGCTTTAGTTACAAGTTGTGGGTTGTAAGGCAAGTTAAAATCTGTTTTGCAGAGGTTGTAAGTCATTTGATCCCCCCTACCCCCCTTGGAAAGGGGGGAAATGGAATTACGTACACATTCAGATTTAGTACTCCCAAGCAATGAGGAGCGCACCAGGTTTGTGCTCGCTATTCCATACCTGAAAAAGGGGGGAAATGGAATTACGTAGACATTAGGTTTTTGTGCT
It encodes the following:
- a CDS encoding bifunctional 4-hydroxy-2-oxoglutarate aldolase/2-dehydro-3-deoxy-phosphogluconate aldolase, producing MSNQVWLSQLKEHKAIAVIRAPEISLGYQMALAVASEGVKFIEITWNSHRAAELIGQLQAELPKCTIGTGTLLNLKHMQEAIAAGAQFLFTPHVDLAMIQAAVAVDVPVIPGALSPTEIVTAWAHGASCVKVFPVEALGGVQYIKSLQGPLGHIPLIPTGGITLENAKDFLQAGAIAVGLSSQLFPKKYVESRNWQAIAQLAKNLVQTMGTGDKVDKEDK
- the rsmA gene encoding 16S rRNA (adenine(1518)-N(6)/adenine(1519)-N(6))-dimethyltransferase RsmA, which codes for MVGKDFQKLAPRKSFAQHWLKSDKALNEIVRAAQLQNCDRVLEIGPGTGVLTRRLLPEVQSLLAVEIDRDLCKRLVKELGNKENFLLLQGDFLELNLLPLLQSSPAFQNQNKVVANIPYNITGPIIEKLLGTISNPNPQPYDLIVLLVQKEVAERLTAKAGSKAFGALTVRVQYLAECELICTVPAGAFYPPPKVDSAVVRLVPRKFEPQALDARQLEMLVKLGFGAKRKMLRNNLQSVVERDDLTKLLEELNVNPQVRAEELSVGQWVTLANKINLSSTQA
- a CDS encoding endonuclease domain-containing protein, whose protein sequence is MTYNLCKTDFNLPYNPQLVTKAKELRKNLTPAEKKLWQGYLKMFPFRVLRQRPIDRFIVDFYCAELKLVIEVDGESHFTEESRLYDLERTQILGDYGLKVLRFTNEQVMMEFDGVCQQIEEEILF